The following are encoded in a window of Arthrobacter antioxidans genomic DNA:
- a CDS encoding Na+/H+ antiporter subunit A, whose translation MLTVLLAMFVLALGAPVLFARFGRSAFFVLAAAPAAGFVWLLTRLPQVLASDQAAPNGSPGAPPSLTIPWIPSLQIELTFRLDALAAVLCILILGVGALVLFYCARYFKNDDPDVGAFGAQLLAFAAAMFGLVTADDLILMFIFWELTTILSYLLIGYSRQRLSARRSALQALIVTTFGGLAMLVGLVILGQEAGTYRISEILADAGTLAAGGLLIDVAIGLVLVGAITKSALVPFHFWLPGAMAAPTPVSAYLHAAAMVKAGVFLVARFAPGFSETAFWYPVIFGLGMATMLLGGWRALRQFDLKLVLAYGTVSQLGFLTMVVGLGGRDGALAGLALLLAHGFFKATLFLVVGIIDHQSGTRDLRVLSGVGATSPALFAVALVAAGSMAGVPPLLGFVAKESVLEAFVHRAEGGIAGTLLLGGIVLGSILTFAYSARFVWGAFALKHGQPQTPFQRVRTSFLLAPAVLAVASVLFGLWPAPLDAVIQPYVALFPAEGEAPYLALWHGVNLPLLLSVVTIVAGTALYLLRSPFERLQGRLPAVREAEVVYRSLIGVLDDVAVWITGRTQRGSLSFYLFVILTTAVVTPLAALVLFDAPMPSAIRIAESPAQVVAALVIIVGIIAALRSTKRFMAVLMVGITGYGMAAIFALHGAPDLALTQMLVETIVLVAFVLALRSLPARLWNRAGSRHRVLRAGLGVAFGGIMAVIAMSAMASRNAAPISLAYPAMAYDDGGGANAVNVLLVDIRAWDTFGEITVLAIAATGIASLIFVRGRGDTRRRAHGVEDGSVDRGQEPLDAAGRAGAARELAARFTDVPRDPWLVAGRTLAPERRSIIFEVITRLLFHTIIVLSIYLLFAGHNLPGGGFAGGLTAGLALAIRYLAGGRFELAEASPVSAGALLGIGLAIVSLTAAAPLLVGGAVLESYILEFWLPVFGDVKFVTSTIFDIGVYIIVVGLVLDVLRSLGSEIDERSEAEGPIEEASGSDALVPPAVEGVQP comes from the coding sequence ATGCTCACCGTGCTGCTCGCGATGTTCGTGCTGGCACTCGGGGCGCCCGTGCTCTTCGCCCGATTCGGACGGTCGGCCTTCTTCGTCCTCGCCGCCGCTCCCGCCGCCGGCTTCGTCTGGCTCCTCACCCGACTCCCGCAGGTCCTGGCCTCCGACCAGGCAGCGCCGAACGGCAGTCCCGGTGCCCCGCCGTCGCTCACCATCCCCTGGATCCCCAGCCTGCAGATCGAGCTGACCTTCCGGCTCGATGCCCTCGCGGCGGTCCTGTGCATCCTGATCCTCGGCGTCGGCGCCCTCGTCCTGTTCTACTGCGCCCGCTACTTCAAGAACGATGATCCCGACGTCGGCGCGTTCGGCGCCCAGCTCCTCGCGTTCGCCGCGGCGATGTTCGGTCTGGTCACCGCCGACGACCTGATCCTCATGTTCATCTTCTGGGAACTGACCACGATCCTGTCCTACCTGCTCATCGGGTACTCGCGGCAGCGGCTCTCCGCCCGACGCTCCGCCCTGCAGGCGCTGATCGTGACGACGTTCGGCGGCCTGGCGATGCTGGTGGGCCTGGTCATCCTGGGGCAGGAGGCCGGGACCTACCGCATCTCCGAGATCCTGGCCGACGCCGGGACCCTCGCGGCCGGCGGCCTGCTGATCGACGTGGCGATCGGTCTCGTGCTGGTCGGTGCCATCACGAAGTCGGCGCTCGTCCCCTTCCACTTCTGGCTGCCGGGGGCCATGGCCGCGCCCACGCCCGTCAGCGCGTACCTGCATGCGGCGGCGATGGTGAAGGCCGGTGTCTTCCTGGTGGCGCGCTTCGCCCCCGGGTTCTCGGAGACCGCCTTCTGGTACCCGGTGATCTTCGGGCTCGGCATGGCCACCATGCTGCTCGGCGGCTGGCGCGCGCTGCGCCAGTTCGACCTCAAGCTCGTGCTGGCGTACGGGACGGTGAGCCAGCTCGGCTTCCTGACCATGGTGGTGGGTCTCGGGGGGCGCGACGGCGCCCTCGCCGGCCTCGCGCTGCTGCTGGCGCACGGGTTCTTCAAGGCCACGCTCTTCCTGGTGGTCGGCATCATCGACCACCAGTCCGGCACCCGCGACCTGCGGGTCCTGTCCGGGGTGGGCGCCACCTCGCCCGCCCTGTTCGCCGTCGCCCTCGTCGCCGCCGGATCGATGGCCGGGGTGCCGCCGCTGCTGGGCTTCGTGGCCAAGGAATCGGTCCTCGAGGCGTTCGTCCACCGCGCGGAGGGCGGGATCGCCGGCACGCTCCTGCTCGGCGGGATCGTCCTCGGGTCCATCCTCACCTTCGCCTACAGTGCGCGCTTCGTGTGGGGCGCCTTCGCGCTGAAGCACGGCCAGCCGCAGACCCCGTTCCAGCGGGTCCGGACGTCCTTCCTGCTGGCGCCCGCCGTGCTCGCCGTCGCATCCGTGCTGTTCGGGCTCTGGCCCGCACCGCTGGACGCGGTGATCCAGCCCTACGTGGCCCTGTTCCCGGCCGAGGGCGAGGCGCCGTACCTGGCCCTCTGGCACGGCGTCAACCTGCCGCTGCTCCTCTCGGTCGTCACGATCGTGGCCGGCACGGCGCTGTACCTGCTGCGCTCGCCGTTCGAACGGCTGCAGGGGCGCCTTCCCGCGGTCCGGGAGGCGGAGGTGGTGTACCGCTCGCTGATCGGCGTCCTCGACGACGTCGCCGTGTGGATCACGGGGCGCACGCAGCGCGGCTCGCTGTCCTTCTACCTCTTCGTCATCCTGACGACCGCCGTCGTCACCCCGCTCGCGGCCCTCGTCCTGTTCGACGCCCCCATGCCGTCCGCCATCAGGATCGCGGAGTCGCCCGCGCAGGTCGTCGCGGCGCTGGTCATCATCGTGGGCATCATCGCCGCGCTCCGGTCCACCAAGCGGTTCATGGCCGTCCTGATGGTCGGGATCACCGGGTACGGCATGGCGGCGATCTTCGCGCTGCACGGCGCCCCCGACCTCGCCCTCACCCAGATGCTCGTCGAGACGATCGTGCTGGTCGCCTTCGTGCTCGCGCTGCGCTCCCTGCCGGCCCGGCTCTGGAACCGCGCGGGGAGCCGGCACCGGGTCCTGCGGGCCGGGCTCGGTGTGGCCTTCGGCGGGATCATGGCCGTCATCGCCATGTCCGCCATGGCCTCGCGCAACGCCGCGCCCATCTCCCTCGCGTACCCGGCGATGGCCTACGACGACGGCGGCGGCGCCAACGCCGTCAACGTCCTGCTCGTCGACATCCGGGCCTGGGACACCTTCGGGGAGATCACCGTGCTGGCGATCGCCGCGACGGGGATCGCGAGCCTCATCTTCGTCCGGGGCCGCGGCGACACGCGGCGCCGGGCCCACGGCGTCGAGGACGGTTCGGTGGACCGGGGCCAGGAGCCGCTGGACGCGGCCGGTCGGGCCGGCGCCGCCCGGGAGCTCGCGGCGCGGTTCACCGATGTCCCCCGCGACCCCTGGCTCGTGGCGGGCAGGACCCTCGCGCCCGAGCGCCGGTCGATCATCTTCGAGGTCATCACCCGGCTGCTCTTCCACACCATCATCGTGCTGTCCATCTACCTGCTCTTCGCCGGTCACAACCTGCCGGGCGGGGGCTTCGCCGGAGGACTCACCGCAGGGCTCGCCCTCGCCATCCGCTACCTGGCGGGCGGACGGTTCGAGCTGGCCGAGGCCAGCCCGGTCAGCGCCGGCGCGCTGCTGGGTATCGGGCTCGCGATCGTCTCCCTCACCGCGGCCGCGCCCCTGCTGGTCGGCGGCGCGGTACTGGAGAGCTACATCCTCGAATTCTGGCTGCCGGTCTTCGGCGACGTGAAGTTCGTGACGTCCACCATCTTCGACATCGGGGTCTACATCATCGTCGTCGGTCTCGTCCTGGACGTCCTGCGCAGCCTGGGCTCGGAGATCGACGAGCGCAGCGAGGCTGAAGGCCC